From Nicotiana tabacum cultivar K326 chromosome 22, ASM71507v2, whole genome shotgun sequence, one genomic window encodes:
- the LOC107785273 gene encoding uncharacterized protein LOC107785273 isoform X2, translated as MASVSNDGLSNESVKKRLSENGYHSSYLGIIPKYKVRKVSAVRDFPPGCDSNSEIESRSAEAVDSLVNMEEHEKLDRLIGEVVSTNTSAIANELGENISDDKSLGFELPKDLEISEMELSKETEDIQSDTLVKGVDEERSLSSVENVGGGHKTSVREISGATDEPSPVSQVKMLSPPQQLISVMEYASSPTKNKYRKRRVSAVRDFPPFCGTNAPKPTEHNCYGVTEESKDVAGFNKAVIKNEVIETLRDVTDTGALQERLVESEEADSLRERDIASPKDRVLEQITMVHSEEQGGIQNYFDGRSQMERTVVMPETMTKKENDAGVVGKEIVVYSEDESKKATTASSALGSGNEMVGPITQGAEPYCAREQGKKKSLDGPVSGNEIVVSQVKDNLSKTAVSACGSGHEIVKPIVQGLMAEPHCPWRQGKQTSVGCAVSGNQDEKSPLSWRKKAKAVARKSNPRGKKKSASGGEATDGFSKALVVFDDEGSALQAVSNDRACSLNREALHEDSPVGQGRREFDVTLPPFGPNSSSHGDARTKVRETLRMFQAICRKLLQEEESKSKPEEAKPRQGPNRIDLQAAKIIKAKGKEVNTGQHILGEVPGVEVGDEFQYRVELAIVGVHRLYQAGIDYMKQGGMLIAISIVSSGVYDDAVEDADVLIYSGQGGNVVGKVKTPEDQKLERGNLALKNSISVQNPVRVIRGSKETKTSESVDGKVKVVTTYVYDGLYKVDNFWTEQGPKGKMVFMFKLVRVPGQPELAWKEVKSSKKSKVRHGVCVHDITEGKDTLPISAVNTIGGEKPPPFTYIKKMIYPDWFQPSPPKGCDCIGRCSDSKKCSCAVKNGGEIPYNRNGAIVEVKPLVYECGPSCKCPPSCYNRVGQHGIKIPLEIFKTNSRGWGVRALTSIPSGTFICEYAGELLEDKEAERRIGSDEYLFDIGQNYSDCSVNSSAQAELSEVVEEGGYTIDAAQCGNVGRFINHSCSPNLYAQNVLYDHEDKKMPHIMFFAADNIPPLAELSYHYNYSVDQVHDSNGNIKVKKCYCGSSECSGRMY; from the exons ATGGCGTCCGTGTCAAATGATGGGTTATCCAATGAGAGCGTGAAGAAGCGGCTGTCAGAAAATGGTTACCACTCCTCGTATTTGGGCATTATACCAAAATATAAAGTTCGGAAAGTCTCAGCAGTACGAGATTTTCCTCCAGGATGTG ATTCTAACAGTGAGATCGAATCACGGTCGGCTGAAGCTGTGGACTCTCTAGTTAACATGGAAGAGCATGAAAAGTTGGATAGGTTAATAGGGGAAGTGGTATCGACAAACACGAGTGCAATAGCAAATGAGTTGGGAGAAAACATAAGTGACGATAAATCGCTTGGATTTGAGTTGCCTAAAGATCTTGAAATTAGTGAAATGGAGCTTTCCAAGGAAACGGAAGACATCCAGAGTGACACTTTAGTGAAGGGAGTTGATGAAGAGAGAAGTTTATCTTCGGTCGAAAATGTTGGTGGTGGACACAAGACATCTGTGCGGGAAATTAGCGGTGCGACTGATGAACCAAGTCCTGTTAGTCAAGTCAAAATGTTGTCACCACCTCAGCAGCTAATTAGTGTTATGGAGTATGCCTCCTCCCCGACAAAGAATAAGTACCGCAAAAGAAGAGTATCTGCTGTTCGTGACTTCCCTCCATTTTGTGGAACAAATGCTCCTAAGCCAACTGAACATAATTGCTATGGTGTTACTGAAGAAAGCAAGGATGTGGCAGGGTTCAATAAGGCAGTTATAAAGAATGAAGTGATTGAGACACTGAGAGATGTTACGGACACTGGGGCATTGCAAGAGAGGTTGGTTGAAAGTGAGGAGGCTGATTCTCTGAGAGAGAGGGACATTGCTAGTCCCAAAGATAGGGTGTTGGAGCAAATAACAATGGTTCACAGCGAAGAACAGGGAGGTATCCAAAATTATTTTGATGGAAGAAGTCAGATGGAAAGAACTGTGGTTATGCCCGAGACAATGACGAAAAAGGAGAATGATGCAGGAGTTGTGGGAAAGGAGATTGTTGTATATTCAGAGGATGAAAGTAAAAAGGCTACTACTGCAAGTAGTGCTCTTGGTTCTGGAAATGAAATGGTTGGGCCGATTACGCAGGGTGCTGAGCCGTATTGTGCACGGGAGCAAGGGAAAAAAAAGAGTTTAGATGGCCCTGTGAGTGGAAATGAAATTGTTGTCTCACAGGTCAAAGACAATCTGTCAAAGACTGCAGTCAGTGCTTGTGGTTCTGGGCATGAAATAGTTAAGCCAATTGTGCAAGGTCTGATGGCCGAGCCGCACTGTCCATGGAGGCAGGGAAAGCAAACTAGTGTGGGTTGTGCGGTGAGTGGAAACCAAGATGAGAAGTCTCCTCTGTCTTGGCGCAAGAAGGCTAAAGCTGTCGCCAGAAAAAGTAATCCTAGGGGTAAGAAGAAATCAGCTTCTGGTGGCGAAGCTACCGATGGATTTTCAAAGGCACTAGTTGTGTTCGATGACGAAGGATCTGCTTTACAGGCTGTCAGCAACGACAGAGCTTGCAGTTTGAATAGGGAAGCACTACATGAAGATTCTCCCGTTGGACAAGGACGACGTGAATTTGACGTGACCCTACCACCTTTTGGTCCAAACAGTTCTAGTCACGGTGATGCCCGTACTAAAGTTAGAGAGACTCTTCGTATGTTTCAGGCCATCTGTAGAAAGCTCTTGCAAGAAGAAGAGTCAAAATCAAAACCTGAAGAAGCAAAACCGAGGCAGGGGCCAAACAGAATTGATCTTCAAGCAGCAAAAATCATCAAGgcaaaaggaaaagaagttaaCACAGGTCAGCACATACTGGGAGAAGTTCCTGGAGTTGAAGTCGGAGATGAGTTCCAATACAGGGTGGAACTTGCTATTGTGGGGGTTCATCGCCTATATCAGGCTGGTATAGATTACATGAAGCAGGGAGGTATGCTGATCGCGATTAGTATTGTTTCTTCAGGGGTCTATGATGATGCTGTGGAAGATGCTGATGTATTGATTTATTCTGGGCAAGGCGGAAATGTGGTAGGTAAGGTCAAAACTCCTGAAGATCAGAAGCTTGAAAGAGGTAATTTAGCTTTGAAGAATAGTATATCAGTTCAGAATCCTGTTCGGGTGATTCGTGGATCCAAGGAGACGAAAACCTCTGAATCCGTGGATGGTAAAGTTAAGGTAGTGACAACATATGTTTATGATGGGTTGTACAAGGTTGATAATTTTTGGACAGAACAAGGGCCAAAGGGTAAGATGGTTTTTATGTTTAAGTTGGTGAGAGTTCCTGGACAACCAGAGCTTGCTTGGAAAGAAGTGAAGTCATCAAAAAAGTCCAAAGTGCGGCATGGTGTTTGTGTCCATGACATTACAGAAGGAAAGGATACACTCCCGATAAGTGCTGTGAACACAATTGGTGGTGAGAAACCTCCACCATTCACTTACATCAAGAAGATGATATATCCTGACTGGTTCCAGCCGTCTCCTCCTAAAGGTTGTGATTGTATCGGTAGATGTTCTGATTCCAAGAAGTGCTCATGTGCAGTTAAAAATGGAGGCGAGATCCCATACAATCGTAATGGAGCTATTGTTGAAGTGAAGCCTCTTGTCTATGAATGTGGTCCTTCTTGTAAATGTCCCCCCTCTTGCTACAATAGAGTCGGCCAACACGGTATTAAAATTCCACTTGAGATCTTTAAGACAAATTCAAGGGGATGGGGTGTGAGAGCTTTAACATCTATTCCTTCAGGAACCTTTATCTGTGAGTATGCAGGAGAGCTTCTTGAAGACAAGGAAGCAGAACGAAGAATTGGTAGTGACGAATACCTGTTTGATATTGGGCAGAACTATAGTGATTGTTCTGTGAACTCTTCCGCACAAGCAGAATTAAGTGAGGTAGTAGAAGAGGGTGGTTATACAATTGATGCAGCTCAGTGTGGAAATGTCGGGCGATTTATCAATCACAGTTGTTCACCTAACTTGTATGCACAAAACGTTCTTTATGATCACGAAGATAAGAAAATGCCTCATATCATGTTCTTTGCAGCAGATAACATTCCTCCTTTGGCGGAGCTCAGTTACCATTATAATTATTCCGTGGATCAGGTACATGACTCCAATGGCAATATCAAGGTGAAGAAATGCTATTGTGGATCTTCAGAGTGTAGCGGTCGGATGTACTAG
- the LOC107785273 gene encoding uncharacterized protein LOC107785273 isoform X1: MASVSNDGLSNESVKKRLSENGYHSSYLGIIPKYKVRKVSAVRDFPPGCGKISPKVDLNHEQNAVVSTNEDMANIVLVDVVKDSNSEIESRSAEAVDSLVNMEEHEKLDRLIGEVVSTNTSAIANELGENISDDKSLGFELPKDLEISEMELSKETEDIQSDTLVKGVDEERSLSSVENVGGGHKTSVREISGATDEPSPVSQVKMLSPPQQLISVMEYASSPTKNKYRKRRVSAVRDFPPFCGTNAPKPTEHNCYGVTEESKDVAGFNKAVIKNEVIETLRDVTDTGALQERLVESEEADSLRERDIASPKDRVLEQITMVHSEEQGGIQNYFDGRSQMERTVVMPETMTKKENDAGVVGKEIVVYSEDESKKATTASSALGSGNEMVGPITQGAEPYCAREQGKKKSLDGPVSGNEIVVSQVKDNLSKTAVSACGSGHEIVKPIVQGLMAEPHCPWRQGKQTSVGCAVSGNQDEKSPLSWRKKAKAVARKSNPRGKKKSASGGEATDGFSKALVVFDDEGSALQAVSNDRACSLNREALHEDSPVGQGRREFDVTLPPFGPNSSSHGDARTKVRETLRMFQAICRKLLQEEESKSKPEEAKPRQGPNRIDLQAAKIIKAKGKEVNTGQHILGEVPGVEVGDEFQYRVELAIVGVHRLYQAGIDYMKQGGMLIAISIVSSGVYDDAVEDADVLIYSGQGGNVVGKVKTPEDQKLERGNLALKNSISVQNPVRVIRGSKETKTSESVDGKVKVVTTYVYDGLYKVDNFWTEQGPKGKMVFMFKLVRVPGQPELAWKEVKSSKKSKVRHGVCVHDITEGKDTLPISAVNTIGGEKPPPFTYIKKMIYPDWFQPSPPKGCDCIGRCSDSKKCSCAVKNGGEIPYNRNGAIVEVKPLVYECGPSCKCPPSCYNRVGQHGIKIPLEIFKTNSRGWGVRALTSIPSGTFICEYAGELLEDKEAERRIGSDEYLFDIGQNYSDCSVNSSAQAELSEVVEEGGYTIDAAQCGNVGRFINHSCSPNLYAQNVLYDHEDKKMPHIMFFAADNIPPLAELSYHYNYSVDQVHDSNGNIKVKKCYCGSSECSGRMY; this comes from the coding sequence ATGGCGTCCGTGTCAAATGATGGGTTATCCAATGAGAGCGTGAAGAAGCGGCTGTCAGAAAATGGTTACCACTCCTCGTATTTGGGCATTATACCAAAATATAAAGTTCGGAAAGTCTCAGCAGTACGAGATTTTCCTCCAGGATGTGGTAAAATTTCTCCAAAAGTTGATTTGAATCATGAACAAAATGCCGTTGTGTCCACTAATGAAGATATGGCTAACATTGTGTTGGTTGATGTTGTTAAAGATTCTAACAGTGAGATCGAATCACGGTCGGCTGAAGCTGTGGACTCTCTAGTTAACATGGAAGAGCATGAAAAGTTGGATAGGTTAATAGGGGAAGTGGTATCGACAAACACGAGTGCAATAGCAAATGAGTTGGGAGAAAACATAAGTGACGATAAATCGCTTGGATTTGAGTTGCCTAAAGATCTTGAAATTAGTGAAATGGAGCTTTCCAAGGAAACGGAAGACATCCAGAGTGACACTTTAGTGAAGGGAGTTGATGAAGAGAGAAGTTTATCTTCGGTCGAAAATGTTGGTGGTGGACACAAGACATCTGTGCGGGAAATTAGCGGTGCGACTGATGAACCAAGTCCTGTTAGTCAAGTCAAAATGTTGTCACCACCTCAGCAGCTAATTAGTGTTATGGAGTATGCCTCCTCCCCGACAAAGAATAAGTACCGCAAAAGAAGAGTATCTGCTGTTCGTGACTTCCCTCCATTTTGTGGAACAAATGCTCCTAAGCCAACTGAACATAATTGCTATGGTGTTACTGAAGAAAGCAAGGATGTGGCAGGGTTCAATAAGGCAGTTATAAAGAATGAAGTGATTGAGACACTGAGAGATGTTACGGACACTGGGGCATTGCAAGAGAGGTTGGTTGAAAGTGAGGAGGCTGATTCTCTGAGAGAGAGGGACATTGCTAGTCCCAAAGATAGGGTGTTGGAGCAAATAACAATGGTTCACAGCGAAGAACAGGGAGGTATCCAAAATTATTTTGATGGAAGAAGTCAGATGGAAAGAACTGTGGTTATGCCCGAGACAATGACGAAAAAGGAGAATGATGCAGGAGTTGTGGGAAAGGAGATTGTTGTATATTCAGAGGATGAAAGTAAAAAGGCTACTACTGCAAGTAGTGCTCTTGGTTCTGGAAATGAAATGGTTGGGCCGATTACGCAGGGTGCTGAGCCGTATTGTGCACGGGAGCAAGGGAAAAAAAAGAGTTTAGATGGCCCTGTGAGTGGAAATGAAATTGTTGTCTCACAGGTCAAAGACAATCTGTCAAAGACTGCAGTCAGTGCTTGTGGTTCTGGGCATGAAATAGTTAAGCCAATTGTGCAAGGTCTGATGGCCGAGCCGCACTGTCCATGGAGGCAGGGAAAGCAAACTAGTGTGGGTTGTGCGGTGAGTGGAAACCAAGATGAGAAGTCTCCTCTGTCTTGGCGCAAGAAGGCTAAAGCTGTCGCCAGAAAAAGTAATCCTAGGGGTAAGAAGAAATCAGCTTCTGGTGGCGAAGCTACCGATGGATTTTCAAAGGCACTAGTTGTGTTCGATGACGAAGGATCTGCTTTACAGGCTGTCAGCAACGACAGAGCTTGCAGTTTGAATAGGGAAGCACTACATGAAGATTCTCCCGTTGGACAAGGACGACGTGAATTTGACGTGACCCTACCACCTTTTGGTCCAAACAGTTCTAGTCACGGTGATGCCCGTACTAAAGTTAGAGAGACTCTTCGTATGTTTCAGGCCATCTGTAGAAAGCTCTTGCAAGAAGAAGAGTCAAAATCAAAACCTGAAGAAGCAAAACCGAGGCAGGGGCCAAACAGAATTGATCTTCAAGCAGCAAAAATCATCAAGgcaaaaggaaaagaagttaaCACAGGTCAGCACATACTGGGAGAAGTTCCTGGAGTTGAAGTCGGAGATGAGTTCCAATACAGGGTGGAACTTGCTATTGTGGGGGTTCATCGCCTATATCAGGCTGGTATAGATTACATGAAGCAGGGAGGTATGCTGATCGCGATTAGTATTGTTTCTTCAGGGGTCTATGATGATGCTGTGGAAGATGCTGATGTATTGATTTATTCTGGGCAAGGCGGAAATGTGGTAGGTAAGGTCAAAACTCCTGAAGATCAGAAGCTTGAAAGAGGTAATTTAGCTTTGAAGAATAGTATATCAGTTCAGAATCCTGTTCGGGTGATTCGTGGATCCAAGGAGACGAAAACCTCTGAATCCGTGGATGGTAAAGTTAAGGTAGTGACAACATATGTTTATGATGGGTTGTACAAGGTTGATAATTTTTGGACAGAACAAGGGCCAAAGGGTAAGATGGTTTTTATGTTTAAGTTGGTGAGAGTTCCTGGACAACCAGAGCTTGCTTGGAAAGAAGTGAAGTCATCAAAAAAGTCCAAAGTGCGGCATGGTGTTTGTGTCCATGACATTACAGAAGGAAAGGATACACTCCCGATAAGTGCTGTGAACACAATTGGTGGTGAGAAACCTCCACCATTCACTTACATCAAGAAGATGATATATCCTGACTGGTTCCAGCCGTCTCCTCCTAAAGGTTGTGATTGTATCGGTAGATGTTCTGATTCCAAGAAGTGCTCATGTGCAGTTAAAAATGGAGGCGAGATCCCATACAATCGTAATGGAGCTATTGTTGAAGTGAAGCCTCTTGTCTATGAATGTGGTCCTTCTTGTAAATGTCCCCCCTCTTGCTACAATAGAGTCGGCCAACACGGTATTAAAATTCCACTTGAGATCTTTAAGACAAATTCAAGGGGATGGGGTGTGAGAGCTTTAACATCTATTCCTTCAGGAACCTTTATCTGTGAGTATGCAGGAGAGCTTCTTGAAGACAAGGAAGCAGAACGAAGAATTGGTAGTGACGAATACCTGTTTGATATTGGGCAGAACTATAGTGATTGTTCTGTGAACTCTTCCGCACAAGCAGAATTAAGTGAGGTAGTAGAAGAGGGTGGTTATACAATTGATGCAGCTCAGTGTGGAAATGTCGGGCGATTTATCAATCACAGTTGTTCACCTAACTTGTATGCACAAAACGTTCTTTATGATCACGAAGATAAGAAAATGCCTCATATCATGTTCTTTGCAGCAGATAACATTCCTCCTTTGGCGGAGCTCAGTTACCATTATAATTATTCCGTGGATCAGGTACATGACTCCAATGGCAATATCAAGGTGAAGAAATGCTATTGTGGATCTTCAGAGTGTAGCGGTCGGATGTACTAG
- the LOC107785272 gene encoding expansin-like B1, protein MISLKNNCIFLCLVLLLPTLCYSGNYVSRAAYYSTPDGMGIPTGACGYGENGKDVNNGEVCAASKRLYKNGAGCGACYQVRCKDKGLCSDEGTKVVVTDTGEGHGTDFILSYRAYAKLAKQPNMAQHLFAKGVVEVEYRRVSCKYGNLMLKIHEHSKYPHYLAIVVMNQGGATDILAVEVYEEETKEWISMRRAYGAVFDLSSPPSGELNVRFLTSAGAETKWVQSDKAVIPAEWKAGATIETDIQLS, encoded by the exons ATGATCTCTCTCAAAAACAATTGCATTTTTCTCTGCTTGGTTTTGCTATTGCCTACGCTTTGCTACAGCGGAAATTATGTTTCCAGAGCTGCCTATTACAGTACCCCAGATGGCATGGGGATACCAA CCGGAGCGTGTGGTTATGGAGAAAATGGCAAAGATGTCAACAATGGGGAGGTTTGTGCAGCCTCCAAACGGCTTTACAAAAATGGAGCTGGATGTGGAGCTTGCTACCAG GTAAGGTGCAAGGACAAGGGATTGTGCAGTGACGAGGGAACAAAAGTAGTGGTGACTGATACTGGAGAAGGACATGGAACAGACTTCATTCTCAGCTACCGAGCCTATGCTAAATTGGCGAAGCAGCCTAATATGGCTCAGCATTTGTTTGCTAAAGGAGTGGTTGAAGTAGAATATCGTAGAGTTTCTTGCAAATATGGAAATCTCATGCTTAAAATCCATGAACATAGCAAGTACCCTCACTACCTTGCTATAGTTGTTATGAATCAAGGTGGTGCTACTGACATTCTTGCTGTCGAAGTCTACGAG GAGGAAACAAAAGAATGGATATCAATGAGGAGGGCTTATGGAGCAGTGTTcgacctatcgagcccaccaagTGGAGAACTTAACGTGAGGTTCCTAACAAGTGCTGGTGCTGAAACCAAATGGGTGCAGTCTGATAAGGCTGTAATTCCTGCTGAATGGAAAGCTGGGGCTACTATTGAGACCGATATTCAGCTCTCGTAG